Proteins encoded by one window of Winogradskyella sp. PG-2:
- a CDS encoding SCO family protein, with translation MKSFVFIFTFLCCFSCAEKESNKPEVEVKQPLVTALPYFDSPDFTSKWEKVKHKIPEFSFTNQDGLTITNQTYKGKIYVADFFFTTCPGICPKLTKNMNILQNTYKNNDNILLLSHTVMPWVDSVEKLKAYEVNNNVDSKKWNLLTGDKDKLYDIARNGYFADEDFKKTQDESEFIHTENFVLVDKEGHIRGVYNGTIELDIQRLMRHIKILEQDN, from the coding sequence ATGAAGTCGTTTGTATTTATATTTACTTTTTTGTGCTGTTTTTCTTGTGCTGAAAAGGAAAGCAATAAGCCTGAAGTTGAAGTAAAACAGCCTTTGGTGACTGCACTTCCTTATTTTGATTCACCAGACTTTACATCAAAATGGGAAAAGGTTAAGCATAAAATACCTGAGTTTTCTTTTACTAATCAAGATGGTTTAACCATTACCAATCAAACCTATAAAGGAAAAATATACGTTGCAGATTTCTTTTTTACGACTTGTCCAGGGATTTGTCCGAAGCTGACAAAAAATATGAATATACTCCAAAATACTTATAAGAATAATGATAACATATTACTGTTGTCGCATACTGTAATGCCTTGGGTAGATTCTGTAGAAAAATTAAAAGCTTACGAGGTAAATAATAATGTGGATTCTAAGAAATGGAATCTATTAACTGGAGATAAAGATAAGTTATATGACATTGCTAGAAATGGATATTTCGCAGACGAGGATTTTAAAAAGACCCAAGATGAAAGTGAATTTATACATACAGAAAATTTTGTGTTAGTAGATAAAGAAGGTCATATAAGAGGTGTTTATAATGGTACTATAGAATTAGATATTCAGCGCTTGATGCGGCATATAAAAATATTAGAACAAGACAATTAA
- a CDS encoding YHYH protein, producing the protein MKENDGHSPMIGYAMDGFGIYAHIDANGNVYDDLDDCNGHYDDSGCTEITCYQDLDEDGLGNPDVTQSACEQPDGYVNNDSDDNDNPMATNYDISLILPLFDGTGLSYAVNGNTVTFTTQDLPNHTSPYWPINNALYEVYTGSNANFNQNPNRIMVQNITFTITLNPEEATNHQDTPMGPIGISRNGVVFFNQYAAGGTPLTNEIDSFDQWNGHPAGGDNYHYHIEPTYLTQEFGENAFLGLLSDGFPVYGPMENGATISSSDLDAYHGHNGATTHFPEGIYHYHVTADDPYLNGNGFFGTPGNVTN; encoded by the coding sequence ATGAAAGAGAATGATGGTCATTCACCTATGATAGGTTATGCTATGGATGGTTTTGGTATTTATGCACATATTGACGCAAATGGTAATGTCTATGATGATTTGGATGATTGTAATGGACATTATGATGATAGTGGATGTACGGAAATTACATGTTATCAGGACCTTGATGAAGATGGTTTAGGAAATCCAGATGTAACGCAAAGTGCCTGCGAACAACCAGATGGTTATGTTAATAATGATTCTGATGACAATGATAATCCGATGGCTACCAATTATGATATTTCATTAATCCTTCCACTTTTCGATGGTACAGGACTTTCTTATGCAGTTAATGGAAATACGGTAACATTTACAACTCAAGATTTGCCAAATCATACAAGTCCTTATTGGCCAATAAATAATGCACTTTATGAAGTCTATACTGGTAGTAATGCTAACTTTAACCAGAATCCAAATAGGATAATGGTACAAAATATCACATTTACAATAACTTTAAATCCAGAGGAAGCTACTAACCATCAGGACACACCTATGGGGCCAATTGGTATTTCGAGAAATGGAGTTGTGTTTTTTAATCAATATGCAGCAGGTGGTACACCTTTAACAAACGAAATAGATTCTTTCGATCAATGGAATGGTCATCCTGCAGGGGGAGATAATTATCATTACCATATCGAACCAACATATCTAACCCAAGAATTTGGTGAAAATGCATTTTTAGGACTACTATCAGATGGATTTCCAGTTTATGGACCAATGGAAAATGGTGCTACTATTTCATCTTCAGATTTAGATGCTTATCATGGGCATAATGGGGCAACTACACATTTCCCTGAAGGCATTTATCATTATCATGTCACTGCTGATGATCCTTATCTTAATGGAAATGGATTCTTTGGAACTCCAGGAAACGTGACTAACTAG
- a CDS encoding YHYH protein → MKNLLKLMLLITVVFAFSIAYSSDDSSSDDMSTTDDDGTVFPTEMHAAFEDFDPDYTDIYLDGANVVLETIGVPNHPTPYYSLTHPLYIAPTVTSEAQMTPTRIDTSGRDFEATLTVSSDPQMANSTSATQLGSIGIAVSGAFIYNDQEGNGPLDSAAGSLDYAGAHIGPSNYHYHLEPLPFSDDDGNLIGIISDGFLFMEDLINLQTTIQQI, encoded by the coding sequence ATGAAGAATCTACTAAAACTAATGTTATTAATTACGGTTGTATTTGCATTTAGCATTGCATATTCTTCTGATGATAGCTCATCAGACGATATGTCTACAACAGATGATGATGGTACAGTATTTCCTACTGAAATGCACGCTGCATTTGAAGATTTTGATCCCGATTATACTGATATATATTTGGACGGTGCTAATGTAGTTCTTGAGACCATCGGTGTTCCTAATCACCCAACACCGTATTACAGTTTAACTCATCCATTGTATATAGCTCCAACGGTTACTAGTGAGGCGCAAATGACACCAACAAGAATTGATACTTCTGGGCGAGATTTTGAAGCTACATTGACAGTGTCCTCTGATCCACAAATGGCTAATTCTACCTCTGCTACACAACTAGGTTCAATTGGTATTGCTGTAAGTGGTGCTTTTATTTACAACGACCAAGAAGGAAATGGGCCTTTAGATTCTGCAGCTGGAAGTTTAGATTATGCAGGTGCTCATATTGGACCGTCAAATTACCACTATCATTTAGAACCATTGCCTTTTTCTGATGATGATGGTAATTTAATAGGTATTATATCTGATGGT